TTTGCGtgcgaagaaaaaaagaaaacgaaCTACACATAAAACAGATAACAAAAATAAAAACTTAATTTACAATAACTGGCCGGTCAACCGCCGGCCGAAGTCCACTTAAATTTAATTAAACATTCGTAAAGACAAAAACAAAAGTTGGCGCCCGCATGCAGCCTTAGACGtcggccttgcccttgcccttgtcgtcgtcatcgccgccggtgaggtcgatgaagacgggAGGCGGCCCGGCCCACCCGAAGGCGGCTTGATAGGCCGCCAGGGCTGCCTCCTCCGGCGTCTGTTGCGGTGGAGGCAATGCGGCGACGCGGGcgcgctcctcctcttcctcccgctCCTCTACATCCGCTGGTCGGCGTCTGCGTGCTAGTCCGCCAGCCGGCACTGCCGCTAATGTTTGATGTACATGGCCTCCTGTGCCGGCGTGGCACCAAGCCAAATGGCGGGGCTGACGAACTCCTGCGCCTGGCCGGTCCAGATGTACCTCTCGGCCGGCTTAGGCGCATGTGTCGTCAGGGTGAGCCGCGGCAGCGACGGCGGCACCACGCAGTCACCTGCTGCGGATAGGGCCAAGGCCACCGCCATCTCCGCCTGGTACGCGGCCTCTTCTGCTGCTGCCGCTTCGGCCTTCCGCCGCTCCTCCTCAATGAAGTTGGCGAAGGCCTCCACCAGCGCCTCCTGGTAGgccgcctcggcttcctcctcctctggctTGACGACGGGGAGAGGCGGGGGGTTGACGTGGTCGTGCTGCACGCCCAGCCGCCATTGCTCCTCATGTTCGAGGGCAAACCAGGCCTTCCAATTGGGAGAGTCTGTGGCATACTTGGGCATGCGCCGTTGCGTCGGCGTGAGCTGCGCCCGGCACATGCGCACCTCCTTGTCATGCGCCCCCTGTGACCGCGGCACAGCCGGCACCGGGATCCACTGCGGATCGAGGTGACAGTGGTGTGGCAGTGTGACGTCCGGGTATGGCAGCGGCTGCCTGAACTCACAGTGCCCCCGCGCTTGGTGCACAGGGATGTGCAGACGCTGCGACTGAGCGGGCACGCGCCGGCGGTGGAGGAGAACCACGGGAGGATGAGGCTTCGGGGGTGCCCTTGCCCTTGCTGCTGCCGGAGCTACTACCAAAGAGCCCCATGGCTAGAGTTTTGGGTTGTCGCGGCGAGGAAGCACGAAGGGGGTGGTGGGGGGTAGATGTGGACGAAAGTGGatgagccccccccccctcccccgcacgCACGCGTGGGTTAAAAAGGACACTTCTACTGGCTAACTAGTGGGCCTGGTGCCGGTGGTCGTCATAAATTAGACAGCGGGCGGTAGTTGGCCGGCCGCCAAGTGGGACCGCGGCGGACACCGAGGGGGCGCCGCGTCCACGCCGACGCATTTCAGGCGCAATTTTGGGTCGGAAATAGGTCCATGCGGATGCAAAGCGAACGGTTTTTGGGAACGGATCGGCGCGTTGAGCCAGCGTTTTTTTCCGGGGCGACCCAAGCGGACGTGGGCGGACAAAATGGGTCGGCCCGTTAGAGCAaatccaacgcgccgacccaaacggacggtgaTTTTGTCCGTTTTTTGTCCATTAGGATCGGCCCCACAAACACCCATGTCTGCTTTCGCGTCTGGGTCGGCCTTGCGCCCAATGCTGGCCCGACCAATTTTTGACGTCGCACGAAAAAAAATACcgcaatcatcttaaaaaataaaaaTGCTAATTAAACATTAATGTTGGCCACAAAGGCTGGCAGAGTCCACGAGTCCACTTTTTacattaattaaaatattaaataaaACTAAAAACTACGAGGAGGCCCGTTGTCCTAGGCGTCCTCATCATCGGGGCCTGGCCAGCCCAACGGAACGCCGCCACCCAGGCTGTAGCGATGTCCTCCACCGCTGGCTATACCTTCGGTGGCTGGGCTGACCCACTGCGGGCAAGGCACTCCTCCTCCGTCTCGCGGCGCTCCTCCTCTGCGTCGCGCTCCAGCTGCTCAAGGTACTCGCCCTCGTGCTGCTCCTCGGCCAGCCTTTGCTGCCGCCATTGCTCGACGTAGACCTGCTCCTGCGCTGGCGTCACCCCAAACCAAGTCGGTGGTGCGCTGACCACTCGGGCACCACCCTGTTCCACGAGTAGCTCTCCGGCTTCATGGGGGTCGGCGCCGGCTCAGCCTTGACGGGGGACGGCCGCCTCAATGACGGAGCGACGCAGTCGCCGGCAGCGGAGAGCGCCATGGCCTCCGCCATGCGCGCTTGGtaggcagcctccgcctcctccactgccgCCTTGCCCCGCTCGTCCTCCTACTTTCCTAGAGGGCAGCCGCCAGCATCGCCTGGTAGGCGGCCTCCGCCACCTGGTCCTTGTCACgcacgacgaggggcggcggcggggagccATGCCGCaaatcgctgatacgtctccaacgtatctactttttcaaacacttttgcccttgttttcgactctaacttgcatgagttgaatgaaactaacccggactgatgttgttttcagcagaactgtcatgatgttgttttatgtgtagaaaaagttcttggaatgacctgaaaatccacagagacaagttttagaaaatataaaaaatattggcgaaagaatcaaggccagggggcccacaccctgtccacgagggtggggggcgcgcccaggggggagggcgcgccccctgtctcgtgggccccctgaggctccaccgacctcaactccaactccatatattccgtttcgcaaaGAAaataatcagagagaaagttttatcgcgttttacgatacggagccgccgccaagccctaatctctctcgggagggctgatctggagtccgttcggggctccggagagggggattcgtcgctgtcgtcatcatcaaccatcctccatcaccaatttcatgatgctcaccgtcgtgcgtgactaattccatcgtaggcttgctggacggtgatgggttggatgagatttaccatgtaatcaagttagttttgttagggtttgatccctagtatccactatgttctgagattgatgttgctatgactttgctatgcttaatgcttgtcattagggcccgagtgacatgatttcagatctgaacctattatgttttcatgaatatatgtgtgttcttgatcctatcttacaagtctatggtcacctattatgtgttatgatccgacaaccccgaagtgacaataatcgggatacttctcggtgatgaccatagtttgaggagttcatgtattcactatgtgttaatgctttggtccggttctctattaaaaggaggccttaatatcccttagtttccgctaggaccccgctgccacgggagggtaggacaaaagatgccatgcaagttcttttccataaacatgtatgactatattcggaatacatgcctacattacattgatgaactggagctagttctgtgtcacgctatattataactattacatgaggaatcgcatccgacatagttatccatcactgatccaatgtctacgagcttttcacatcttgtgtttcgcttatttacttttctgttgctattgttacaatcactataaaactattatctttacttttgccactgttacctttattattataccactttgctactaaatattttgctacagatattaagttattcaggtatggttgaattgacaactcaactgctaatacttgagaatattctttgactccccttgtgtcgaatcaataaatttgggttgaatactttaccctcgaaagctgttgcgatcccctacacttgtgggttatcagctgcgGACGCCGCGCCGATGCTGCTCCTCGTGCTTGAACGCAAACCAGACCTCCCAAGCGGGAGAGTCGGATGCATAGGTGGGGTCGCGGCGCTGCTCCAGCGTAAACAACTACCGCCAGCGTCGCACCTCTCCGCGTGCGCCCGCGCCGACCGCGGCGCCGCCAGCACTGGAATCCTCTCCGGATCCAAGTGCCAGTCGTGTGGCTACGTCACATCGGGATATGGGAGGGGTATGCGGTGCTCCCAGTGCCACTTCACCTGGTGTACTGGGACGCTAATGTGCTGCCGAGGCCTGCGGGAAGACGTCGGCGGGGGCGGGGGAGTGCGCGGAAAGGGCCAGCGGGGGCCTTGCCCTTGTTCTTGTCGGAGAAGAAGCCCATGGTGGTCGCTAGGGTTTGTCGTCGATGGGGGAGCACGGTGGTGGCTAGATGGGGGCGGGGCATCTGTATGAGGATGAGGACGCCCCCCCCCCCNNNNNNNNNNNNNNNNNNNNNNNNNNNNNNNNNNNNNNNNNNNNNNNNNNNNNNNNNNNNNNNNNNNNNNNNNNNNNNNNNNNNNNNNNNNNNNNNNNNNNNNNNNNNNNNNNNNNNNNNNNNNNNNNNNNNNNNNNNNNNNNNNNNNNNNNNNNNNNNNNNNNNNNNNNNNNNNNNNNNNNNNNNNNNNNNNNNNGCTCGGACTAAAAAAGGCCAACCGCCCTCGCTGACACGTGTGCCCGAGGTCGGCGGTCGTCATTAATAAAGACAATGGAGGTAGTTGGGCTACCGCCATGCGCGGACGCAGCGGACACCGAGAGGACGCGTGCCCGCACCAACGCATTTGAGCCACAAATGGCTCCGCGCGGACGAGTTTTGGTAATGGGTCGGCGCACTAGGCCATCACTTTTGTCCGCGGCGACCCAAACAGACGgcagcggacgaaatgggtcgccccgtcAGAGTTGCTCttatatatttctttacaaagggagtacatGCTTAAAAGCAATTCTAGATATGCGCACACACCATGCATGCCTCTTTGCGACTATGCTGCGTCACCATCACCATCAGCAATAAGCGTCGGTATAAAAGTTGCTGAGCATTGCAGTTTGTCAAGAGTGTTCATTGTTGCCATGGAGACATTTATGCTATGCTATGGTCAACTTGCTGCTCTAAGCAATCCTTTATTGATTTTCCAAACTTATGTTTAACGAGATACTACAGCAGTGCACAAGGGTTTCTAGGTAATCAATTCCCATCTCAACCCAAAACAACTCCTAAACAACAGTAGCCAGGAATCTGGAGAACCTTCCCAACCAGCGCTAACAGGAGGGCAAAAAAAGACACCTACATATCACGTGCTTACAGTGCACTTCTCTTCTCATGACTATAACAACAAATCTATAATTTTCGACTGAGGAAACAGGAAATGGAGGAAATCAACCGGAGAATGCAGGACAAACAAAATCTCTATAACTGGTGTCCGCCGAGTGCAACAACTTCTGACAGGTGAAGAAGGCTCATGCTGCCTGCTTCCCTTTCCTAACTCTATCTAGCTCCGACTCGGCTTCTTGCAGCGCCGATTTCAGTGTGGCTACTCTCTCTTCTAGCTCCTCCACGCTGCCCCTTTTCAGCGACGCTCTGTACGGTGCCAGGAAGTGCTTGGAGAAGTTCTGCAGAGCTTGCACACCACATACCTGAAAAGTAAAACGAGccaattgtcttcaactactggtaAGTAATACGACTTCGAAAATGTTCAGTGCTGGATTTCTTGCCTCCTCCGGGAGCAAGGGCAACTTGGTGATGTTGAAGTCGTCATATAACATATGGAACTGATAGACGTACTTCTGTTGCATTTTTACCCGCGCTCTTAGCAGTTTCGACTCAACAGCTGCAAGGTGATAACAGACAAGTTAGATAGAAATGCACAAACGCACTTAAAAGGTTTTCAAAATGTATCATTATGTGAAGTCATCGTTGTGTAATGTATTTTAAAggcttcttgttttatcactagtcccTATTCAGCCAAAATTCACGAGAACAAGATTCTCTGCTTGCGCAATATGTGTTTATGATATTCTCATTTCCAAGAAAATCTCAAGATGGTATATCTTATGTACCAACCTTCCTCGTCAAAAATAACTTGATTGATTATAATATTGTGTGCATCGATCTCGAATTTCGCTAACTCTTGCACCAATCTCTCCGTTTCATACAATGAAAGGAATTCAGGAATACAAACACAAACAAAGGTTGTCAAGTCCTGAGAAGAAAATCAAACAAAAAACAAGTCAGAACGCGGTAACATCTTTAACATTAGATGCTTTCAATGATGTAGAGACATAAATCAATGGTTAAATTATATGATAATCCAGCATGATTCAAAATTTTATGTCAACCCAGTACAACCCTCATATACTATACACATAATGTGTTGCATACACATGCTTTGCAAAGCACCAAAAGCTGCAGTTACAGATTACAATTGCTCTGTACACCACAGTAAACTATACAAACTGTTGATTCCGAGCATACAATGAAACAGTTCTACCTACCCTCTAACAATAAATTTAAATTTGATAATCCCATAGGAGCACTAATATATCATTGTGAAGTCAACTAGACCATAATTCATATATGCTGGAGACCTGGAGTTAACTGTTACTCGTATTAGATTTGTGTGGTACAGGCCCATTCTTCATTGTGTTCTCGACTTTTTTTTTTACGTAGCGCATAGCTGTGTAAGCATATTCTCCTCGTGGCAGTTGGGCATGTCCCCAATTTACTGGTCTATAAATGCCTTCCAATTTAAGACCAGAGTTAACAGGATAAACATCCTGGAGTGTTTATTTTTCAGAAGAGGTTTACAGTTTTTAAAATGTGCATCCTCTAAAGCATACCTAATGCTCCAGGATCACACACCCAGTTGCAACAAGAGCAGTTCACAAAACATTAAATCTGGTATAAATTTCCAAAACAATATCAGCGCTAAAAAGCAAAAGCAACAAAATAACTAGCTATACTTTTACAATTCCAACTTGAGGGGGCAGCACAGAACAGCCATTGAAGTCAAATAATAAACATCTTATCTTGTTAATGGACAAAAATTATTTGGTTCAAGTTTCGTAGTCTTACTGGATCTTTAAATTGCCTGTTCACTTGCTCGATCACGTCCTTCATGCCTTCAATTCTCCCAAGCATCATATCCTCGTTCAAATCATCACCGAGACCAAAAAGTCGACTGGCCTGTGACAGTCATAATTGTTGTGTCCAACTCAGTTAGTCCAATTACAAGTTTCTACTGCATATGTTAGTACATATCAACAGCATATTACCATTAAACTTCAATACAAACAGTGGAACAATGCCATGGAGTCATCACAATATTTTTCTTTGTAAGACTCAACATATCAAACAATTAAGAAGCCATCTTTTATTCAGGCTGCCATTAATTTCTCAGCACCTTAGTACTTCATGCTCTAATGAACTGAAACCAGACTTCCTCTGCTTTTTTTTGGTTAGTTATACAATGTACTGCCATGGTGAAATGAACTGataaatgatactccctccgttccaaaatagatgacccaactttgtactaaagttagtataaagttgagtcatctattttggaacggagggagtagtatgcaaCAACAATCATAGTATCCAGGTTGAAATTTATCAAGAACAAAGAATACCTGATTAATCATACCACCGAATCTATTCT
Above is a window of Triticum dicoccoides isolate Atlit2015 ecotype Zavitan chromosome 5B, WEW_v2.0, whole genome shotgun sequence DNA encoding:
- the LOC119311195 gene encoding ATPase ASNA1 homolog, producing the protein MSTTAVVPAGDVPDPTVRNLLEQDTLKWVFVGGKGGVGKTTCSSIVSILLASVRQSVLVISTDPAHNLSDAFQQRFTKFPTLVKGFSNLYAMEIDPKVENDDFGNEGMEGFISELTNAIPGVDEAMSFAEMLKLVQTMDYSVVVFDTAPTGHTLRLLQFPATLEKGLEKMMDLKNRFGGMINQASRLFGLGDDLNEDMMLGRIEGMKDVIEQVNRQFKDPDLTTFVCVCIPEFLSLYETERLVQELAKFEIDAHNIIINQVIFDEEAVESKLLRARVKMQQKYVYQFHMLYDDFNITKLPLLPEEVCGVQALQNFSKHFLAPYRASLKRGSVEELEERVATLKSALQEAESELDRVRKGKQAA